A single region of the Gasterosteus aculeatus chromosome 1, fGasAcu3.hap1.1, whole genome shotgun sequence genome encodes:
- the LOC144388244 gene encoding LOW QUALITY PROTEIN: uncharacterized protein LOC144388244 (The sequence of the model RefSeq protein was modified relative to this genomic sequence to represent the inferred CDS: inserted 1 base in 1 codon) yields TDGCIQTCCRQTCCIQTCCRQTCCRQTCCRQTCCRQTSCRQTSCRQTCCIQTCCRQTCCRQTRCRQTRCIQTGCTQTRCTQTGCRQTGCIQTGCRQTRCRQTRCRQTRCRQTRCRQTRCIQTAADGPAEDRPAAYRPAADRPAADRRLHTDLLQTDQLQTDPLHTDGCRQTCCIQTCCIQTCCIQTCCRQTCCIQTXCRQTCCIQTCCIQTCCRQTCCIQTCCIQTCCRQTCCRQTCCRQTCCIQMA; encoded by the exons ACTGACGGCTGCATACAgacctgctgcagacagacctgctgcatacagacctgctgcagacagacctgctgcagacagacctgctgcagacagacctgctgcagacagaccagctgcagacagaccagctgcagacagacctgctgcatacagacctgctgcagacagacctgctgcagacagaccCGCTGCAGACAG ACTCGCTGCATACAGACCGGCTGCACACAGACTCGCTGCACACAGACCGGCTGCAGACAGACCGGCTGCATACAGACCGGCTGCAGACAGACCCGCTGCAGACAGACCCGCTGCAGACAGACCCGCTGCAGACAGACCCGCTGCAGACAGACCCGCTGCATACAGACGGCTGCAGACGGACCAGCTGAAGACAGACCAGCTGCATACAGACCCGCTGCAGACAGACCCGCTGCAGACAGACGGCTGCATACAgacctgctgcagacagaccAGCTGCAGACAGACCCGCTGCATACAGACGGCTGCAGACAGACCTGCTGCATACAGACCTGCTGCATACAGACCTGCTGCATACAgacctgctgcagacagaccTGCTGCATACAGA GCTGCAGACAGACCTGCTGCATACAGACCTGCTGCATACAgacctgctgcagacagaccTGCTGCATACAGACCTGCTGCATACAgacctgctgcagacagacctgctgcagacagacctgctgcagacagaccTGCTGCATACAGATGGCT
- the kynu gene encoding kynureninase: protein MINREVKGRFPQQRIHSTVSSWSSTAASSSPPAMDRFVGLTARETVERIAAQLDRGPTSADVASYLDQQDTLRHLRRKFLVPRMADLPQADLSLVDGSQECIYLVGNSLGLQPKKAGKYLREELDKWAKTGVHGHMAGARPWAWAENTLEGLMADVVGAKAEEVALMNGLTVNLHLLLLSFYKPTAARHKILLEDKAFPSDHYAVESQIRLRGFDPAGSMLRLAPRPGEETLRTRDILEEIEREGDSIAVVMFSGVQYYTGQLFDMAAIAEAGRKKGCFVGFDCAHAVGNVELKLHDWGVDFACWCSYKYVNSGAGGLAGAFVHEKHDHHIKPALLGWWGHDLKTRFLMDNEMQLQRGVSGFRLSNQPILLVCPLQASLEVFKKTSMPALRRKSLLLTGYLEYLIQHYYSEDPARPHKPHVRIITPSDPRQRGCQLSLCFSVNVAGIYRELEKRGVACDMREPSVLRVAPVPLYNSFADVHGFVQALGSALRACGQGATTSDPEEHSGILPR, encoded by the exons ATGATTAacagagaggtcaaaggtcgtttCCCTCAGCAAAGGATTCACTCCACTGTGTCCAGTTGGAGCTCAACCG CAGCGTCCTCGTCCCCCCCAGCCATGGACCGGTTTGTGGGCTTGACAGCGAGGGAAACCGTGGAGCGGATCGCGGCTCAGCTGGACCGCGGCCCGACCTCTGCAGACGTGGCGTCCTACCTGGACCAACAGGACACGCTGCGGCACCTCAGGAGGAAGTTCCTGGTGCCCAGGATGGCGGACCTGCCTCAGG CCGACCTGTCGCTGGTCGACGGCTCCCAGGAGTGCATCTACCTGGTGGGGAACTCGCTGGGGCTTCAGCCCAAGAAGGCCGGGAAGTACCTGAGGGAGGAGCTGGACAAGTGGGCCAAAAC GGGCGTCCACGGTCACATGGCGGGCGCGCGGCCTTGGGCCTGGGCCGAAAACACCCTCGAGGGGCTCATGGCGGACGTTGTTG GAGCTAAAGCTGAGGAGGTGGCACTGATGAACGGCCTCACCGTCAATCTGCACCTTCTACTG CTCTCCTTCTACAAACCCACAGCAGCTCGCCACAAAATCCTCCTGGAGGACAAGGCCTTTCCCTCGGACCAC TACGCCGTAGAGTCTCAGATCCGGCTGCGAGGATTCGACCCGGCGGGCAGCATGCTGCGGCTGGCCCCCAGACCG GGAGAGGAGACCCTGAGGACCCGCGACATCCTGGAGGAGATCGAGAGGGAGGGCGACTCCATCGCCGTGGTGATGTTCAGCGGGGTTCAGTACTACACCGGCCAGCTGTTCGACATGGCCGCCATCGCCGAGGCCGGCCGGAAGAAG GGCTGCTTCGTGGGGTTCGACTGCGCGCACGCCGTCGGCAACGTGGAGCTGAAGCTGCACGACTGGGGGGTGGACTTCGCCTGCTGGTGCTCCTACAAG TACGTCAACTCGGGGGCCGGAGGGCTGGCCGGCGCGTTCGTCCACGAGAAGCACGACCACCACATCAAACCCGC GCTGCTGGGATGGTGGGGTCATGACCTTAAGACTCGGTTCCTGATGGATAACG AGATGCAGCTGCAGCGCGGCGTGAGCGGCTTCAGGCTGTCCAACCAGCCCATCCTGCTGGTCTGCCCCCTGCAGGCCAGTCTGGAG GTGTTTAAGAAGACCAGCATGCCCGCGCTGCGCAGGAAGTCCCTCCTGCTGACGGGCTACCTGGAGTATCTGATCCAGCACTACTACAGCGAGGACCCGGCGCGGCCTCACAAGCCGCACGTGCGCATCATCACGCCCTCTGACCCCCGGCAGAGAGGCTGCCAGCTCTCGCTCTGCTTCTCCGTGAACGTCGCCGGGATCTACCGGGAGCTGGAGAAGAGGGGCGTGGCT TGCGACATGAGGGAGCCCAGCGTGCTGCGGGTCGCTCCGGTGCCGCTCTACAACTCCTTCGCCGACGTCCACGGCTTCGTCCAGGCGCTGGGATCGGCTCTCCGGGCCTGCGGCCAAGGAGcgacgacctctgaccccgagGAGCATTCTGGCATTTTACCTCGTTGA
- the LOC120825790 gene encoding uncharacterized protein LOC120825790 isoform X3: MTSAAEVIMNFSTAAVSATPSVPTPFEPTSFEPTPSVPMPSVLTSTFPTPFEPTSPPPGVVTEILTKGSHVDDGVFAALIAAIAVSVLLLLVCIGVLLLWSSSRHKGSYATNETEDEEGEDEEEALQRTRVED; encoded by the exons ATGACTTCTGCTGCTGAGGTCATCATGAACTTCTCCACCGCCGCTGTCTCTGCGACGCCGTCTGTGCCGACGCCGTTTGAGCCGACGTCGTTTGAGCCGACGCCGTCTGTGCCGATGCCGTCTGTGCTGACGTCGACTTTCCCGACGCCGTTTGAGccgacctctcctcctcctggagtAGTGACGGAGATACTGACGAAGG GCAGCCACGTGGATGACGGCGTGTTCGCGGCTTTGATTGCAG ccaTCGCCGtctccgtgctgctgctgctcgtctgCATCggcgtgctgctgctgtggagctCGTCCAGACACAAAGGCTCCTACGCCACCAACGagacggaggacgaggagggcgaggacgaggaggaggcgctCCAGAGGACCAGGGTGgaggactga
- the LOC120825790 gene encoding uncharacterized protein LOC120825790 isoform X2, translating to MTSAAEVIMNFSTAAVSATPSVPTPFEPTSFEPTPSVPMPSVLTSTFPTPFEPTSPPPGVVTEILTKGEKRFLPPGSRQRSFPVIFSLSTFSSSAIAVSVLLLLVCIGVLLLWSSSRHKGSYATNETEDEEGEDEEEALQRTRVED from the exons ATGACTTCTGCTGCTGAGGTCATCATGAACTTCTCCACCGCCGCTGTCTCTGCGACGCCGTCTGTGCCGACGCCGTTTGAGCCGACGTCGTTTGAGCCGACGCCGTCTGTGCCGATGCCGTCTGTGCTGACGTCGACTTTCCCGACGCCGTTTGAGccgacctctcctcctcctggagtAGTGACGGAGATACTGACGAAGG GTGAGAAACGTTTCCTCCCGCCGGGGTCCCGCCAACGCAGCTTCCCCGTCATCTTCTCGCtgtccaccttctcctcctcagccaTCGCCGtctccgtgctgctgctgctcgtctgCATCggcgtgctgctgctgtggagctCGTCCAGACACAAAGGCTCCTACGCCACCAACGagacggaggacgaggagggcgaggacgaggaggaggcgctCCAGAGGACCAGGGTGgaggactga
- the LOC120825790 gene encoding uncharacterized protein LOC120825790 isoform X1 — protein MCVCVCVCVCVRVCVLQAYFLLRCFFFFFLELVIMNFSTAAVSATPSVPTPFEPTSFEPTPSVPMPSVLTSTFPTPFEPTSPPPGVVTEILTKGSHVDDGVFAALIAAIAVSVLLLLVCIGVLLLWSSSRHKGSYATNETEDEEGEDEEEALQRTRVED, from the exons atgtgtgtgtgtgtgtgtgtgtgtgtgtgtgtgcgtgtttgtgttcttcaagCATATTTCCTGTTGcgttgcttcttcttcttcttcttagaaCTG GTCATCATGAACTTCTCCACCGCCGCTGTCTCTGCGACGCCGTCTGTGCCGACGCCGTTTGAGCCGACGTCGTTTGAGCCGACGCCGTCTGTGCCGATGCCGTCTGTGCTGACGTCGACTTTCCCGACGCCGTTTGAGccgacctctcctcctcctggagtAGTGACGGAGATACTGACGAAGG GCAGCCACGTGGATGACGGCGTGTTCGCGGCTTTGATTGCAG ccaTCGCCGtctccgtgctgctgctgctcgtctgCATCggcgtgctgctgctgtggagctCGTCCAGACACAAAGGCTCCTACGCCACCAACGagacggaggacgaggagggcgaggacgaggaggaggcgctCCAGAGGACCAGGGTGgaggactga
- the s100b gene encoding protein S100-B has product MSDLETSMATIIAVFQKYSEREGDRHKLKKSELKDLLHDELPDLMEHVKDQAALDALMESLDADGDAECDFQEFMTFVSVVTVCCHEFFEHEDE; this is encoded by the exons ATGAGCGACCTGGAGACCTCGATGGCGACCATCATCGCCGTGTTCCAGAAGTACTCGGAGCGcgaaggagacagacacaagcTGAAGAAGAGCGAGCTGAAGGATCTTCTTCACGACGAGCTGCCCGACCTGATGGAG CACGTGAAGGACCAGGCCGCCCTGGACGCCCTGATGGAGAGTCTGGACGCCGACGGAGACGCCGAGTGCGACTTCCAGGAGTTCATGACCTTCGTCTCCGTGGTTACCGTCTGTTGCCACGAGTTCTTTGAGCATGAGGACGAgtga